CACAGCCCACGGCATCCAGCGCCGCCAGCAGTTCCTCACGCTCCACGGTGGAGGCGTACGACTCCGAGTCGGGCAGGACGAGTTCGGGCAGATGGGCGGTCGATCCGGGCCACACGTCGATCGAGATGCCGCTCACCGCACGCCGGGTGACGTACAGGTTGAGCCCTCCCCAGGCGTACGGGTAGCCGTCGATGTCGGGCCCCTTCAGCCGGATGGCCGGGTGCGGATGCCCCGGACCGAGGAGATCCTCGGCCTCGGTCAGGGGCATTCCGCACTCCAGGGGCCCGATCCGGCCGGTGCGGGCGAAGTCGACGAGCACGTCCATCAAGGTCATGCCGGCGACTGTGACAGCTCCCGCGGCCCGCCCGCACTCGGATATCGCCGCCCGGGGTACGGCTGGGTTCACATGTACCGGCGCCTGGTGCGTCGCAGGAGCACGAACCCGGAGATCAGGAGTACCGCTCCGGCCGCGGCCGGCCACAGCTGGGTGCCCGTCTCGGCCAGGCTGCCGCCGCCACCCTGCGGCTCGGTCCGGTCGTCCGCCGGAGGCTCCGTCACGACACCGGGCGACACGGTCGGGGAGGCGCCGGCGTTGCCTTCGTCCTCGGGGGACTGTGTGGCGGGCCGCTGCGTGGCCGAGGGGGAGGTGTAGGTCTTGGGCTCGTCGGCCGCGGGCGCGGTGCTTTCGGCAGCGGCCGGCTCTTCGGCGGTGGGTGTGGGCTGTTCCTGGGGCTCGTCGCCGGAGTCGTCCGAGCCGTTGCCGTTGTCGGCAGAGCCGTTGTCGCCGGTGCCCCCGTTGTCGTCGGAGCCGGAACCGGGTGCGGGAGCCTTCGTGTTGTCCCCGCCGGAACCCGGCTCCTGGGTGGCACCGTCGTCCGAGCCGTTGCCGGGCTCCTCGCCCCCGCCGTTGCCGTTGCCGTTGCCTCCGCCTCCGTCACCCGCGTCACCCGCGCCGCACTGCCGGCCGTCGTTGATGCAGCCGACCATCTTGGTCATCAGGTCCTCGTCGAAGACGTTGATGAAGTCGCCGTGGTCGGTGACGGGCTTGTGGAGTTGCTCGGGGAAGGCGTCCACGGCGAACAGCGGCGTGGTGCGGCCGCCGTCCCGCAGGCTCGGTGCGTCGATGTCGTAGACGATGCGCTGGACGAGTTGCGGAATGGCCCGGAAGCCGGCCGGGCAGGCGCCGTCGAGCTGGGCGAACGCCACATGCGTGCGGTGGTTGGCGCTGTCGATGTTGCGACCGTCCCAGCAGCTCTGGAACCTGAACGTCCGGACCACGTCACTGCCCTGCGGGCACAGCGGGTACTTGTCCTTCAACTGGCGGTCCTCGAACCCGGTGCAGCTCCAGGACGCGTTGGCGTTGGCGGTGCCGTTGACGAACGCCTTGGCGTCGCCGGTGATGATGCGCAGCAGCCGCGGCATGGCCGTGACCTTGCTGTTCGGGCTGCCGACGAAGGTGAGGGTGACCTCCTTGGGCGTGACGATCTCGCCCGCGTTGCCCTCGATGCCGCCACCGGGGGCGCCCGCGTCCTGCTCCTGGTTGCCGTTCTGGAGGCGCACGACGGGCCAGTAGTAGGAGGACTTGTCGCCCTTGTCGACGCAACTGGTGTCGCCGGCGGCCAGTTCGTCGTCGTCGGCGAAGGCGTTGTTGGCCTGGTTGCCGACGTAGTCGTGGAAGTGGTGGGCGCCGTTGGAGACGCCGGGGGCCACGATCACGTTGTCCGAGTTGAACAGGCCGTTGGCGTTCACGCCGCAGCTGGTGACGAAGGTGCCGCTGGAGGCGTCGGCGCCGGGGTTCGGGGCCTGCGCGGCGGGCGGCGCGGTGGTGATGTCGGCGTAGTCGGCGGCGACGGGCCCGTTGCCGGACTGACCGCCGTTGCCCTGCTGTTGACCGGCCTGGCCGTCCTGGCCGCCGCCTTGGTCACCCTGACCCTCCTGGCCTGCCTGGCCGTCTTGGCCTGCCTGGCCCTCCTGGTCCCCGTTGTCCCCACCGGTGGCCTGGGCTTCGGGTTCGCGCAGCGTGCACGCGGCCAACTTGTCCAAGCCCTCGGGACGTTCACCCGTGCGTTCGAGGGCGGCGGCTATGCGCTCGATCGTCGAGGCCCGGTTCTCCGAGAGCGGATCCACGATCTGGCTCTGGGCGGCTTCACGGCCCTGAACCGCCGGGTCCTGCAACGCCTGGTAGGCCTGCGCCGTCTGCTGGTCCAGCTGAGCGAGTTCCTTGTCGACGTCGGTCCTCGCGTCGTCGGGGACGCTGGTCAGCGCGTCGCCCACGTCGGGGCAGTCGATCGTGCCCGCTCCCCAACCGTCGTCGGACGACAGGGTCGTCGGAGAGGTGTCCTCGGTGGCGGAGGCGTACACGTTCGCGGCCACCAGGCCGCCACCTCCCAGCATGAGAGCCACGGCGGCGAAGGTCGCCCGTCGTGCACCTGTCGGTCGTCTGCGCTTGCTGCGTCCCACGGAAGTACTCCTGCGCGTGTCGTCCGTCCCGGCATGGAAATCCCCCGGCCCCATACGGATGCGGAGCGACCTGTGTTCAACCGCCTCGGAAATTCACAGCACCCTCATAAGCGACCTCACTGCGAAGCGGGGTTCCGTGGGAGGTCAGCGCCCCCTTCCGGCCCGTTCGAAGGCGCCTTCCCGAACGCGGTCCGGCGCCGGGGGCGTTCAGCACGCTCAGCGCAGTACCGCCGCCAGCAGATCGGTGCCCAGGGCCGTCAGGTCGGGCAGGCTGAGGGTGTGGCGGACATAGCGGCCGTGCCGGCGGGCCGTGAGCAGGCCCGCGCGGCGTAGGACGGCGAGGTGACGGGAGACCTCCGGGCGTGACAGGTCCCAGAAGTGGGCCAGTTCGCTGGTGGTGTGCGGCCCTCGGGCCAGCGTGCGCAGCAGCCGCAGCCGTACCGGATGCGCGAGTGCCTCCAGCCGGAGGGTGACCGTCTCCAGGGAGACCGGCTCGGCCGGACCCGGTGCGGCGACGGGGTACTGCACCACCGGATGCCAGCCGGGCGCGTGGACCGCCACCAGGTGCGGGCGTCCGAAGACACTGGGGATGAAGGTGACCCCGGCGTCGCGGGCGGTGGTCGCCTTGTCCTGCACCTTGTCCACGATGATGCGGTCGCCGTCCGGTGCCAGGGTGATCGCGCCGGAGACCGAGGCGAGGGCCGCTGCGACGCCTTGCCGCCTGAGCAGTTCGTTCTTGAGCCGCAGGTCGGCGGCGAGTTGTACGGCGACGCCCTCCCAGGCGCCGTCGAAGAACGCCTCGGCGCACTCCTCAAGGGTGCGGCGCACCCGTGCCCGGACCGCGGCCGGGTCCGCGAGCAGCCGTTCCGCGAACGCCTCCTGCGGCGCGCCGCGGGCCTGAGCCACGTCCAGGGCCCGCTCGCGCGCCGTCGGGTCGGTGAGCGGGGAGGCGCCGCGGAAACGGACCCGGTTGCTCCCGCAGGTGGTGACGAGCGCGGCGGTCACATACGTCTCGTCGTCGATCAGATCGACCTCGTCCAGCTCCTCGGCGAGGGTCGGCCGGGGCCGGGCGGGGATCAGGAAGTCGGCCTGTGAGGAACGCCAGAGGAACTCCGCCTCCCTCAGCCGCTCGGCGAGTTCCGGCCGCAGCCCGGCCCAGACCTCGCCCGCCCAGTCGGCGAACTGCGGATGATGGCCGGGCTCGGCCAGCACATGCAGCATCGCGGTCAGCTCGGCCAGCGGCGAGGCGGCGAACCGCAGCGGCTCGGACGACAGCCCACTGATGTCGATCTTCAACGTCACCCTTCATCATCACCGGTCGGCCGACCCGCCAGGGCGTCGGTTGACGGTATCCGTCAACCGACATGGCGGACCGGGCCGGTGGCCGCACCTTTCACCCCATGGCAACGACCACCAAGATCCGCCCCCGCGCCCTCGTCCGTGCCTCCGGCGGCCCCCGCTACGCCGTCGCACTCGCCGTGGACGCCCTCGGCACCGGCCTGCTGCGGCCCTTCCTGCTGCTGTACGGGGTGACCGTGCTGAGGCTGTCCGCACCCGCCACCGGTATCGCCATGACGGTCGGCATCGTCGCGGGGCTGGGATGCCTGCCCGCGGTGGGCCGATGGCTGGACCGGGGTGCGCGCAGCACGGTCGTGGCGGCGTCGATGCTGGTCCGGGTGGTGGGCGTGGCGCTGCTGCTGGCGACCCCGGCGGGGCACGTCCAGTCCTTCGCGGCGGCGGCGCTCTTCCTCGGCGTCGGCAACCAGTCCTGGCCGGCCGCCCACGCCGCGCTCGTGGCCACCGTCGCCCAGGGCCGGGACCGCGACGCCGCGCTCGCGGCGGGCCGCGCCCTGCGCAACGCGGGCCTGGGCGTGGGCGCGCTCATCGCCACCGCCTGCCTGGCGGGCGGCACCACCGCACTGCGGTCCCTGGCGGCGGTCACCGGGCTCGCCTACCTGATCGCGGCGGCCCTGGCATGGTCGGTCCATCTGCACGCACGTCCGGCCGCGGCCCGAGGCCAGGATCCGACCCGGCCGAACTCCGCCGAACCCGCGCCCCGGATGCGCGCACTGCTGGCCGCCAACGTGGTCTACGTCTTCTGCCTCAACGTCCCCGAGATCGCGCTGCCCCTGGTCCTGGTGACCCAGCTGCACGCCT
This DNA window, taken from Streptomyces sp. NBC_00663, encodes the following:
- a CDS encoding DUF1996 domain-containing protein, with protein sequence MLGGGGLVAANVYASATEDTSPTTLSSDDGWGAGTIDCPDVGDALTSVPDDARTDVDKELAQLDQQTAQAYQALQDPAVQGREAAQSQIVDPLSENRASTIERIAAALERTGERPEGLDKLAACTLREPEAQATGGDNGDQEGQAGQDGQAGQEGQGDQGGGQDGQAGQQQGNGGQSGNGPVAADYADITTAPPAAQAPNPGADASSGTFVTSCGVNANGLFNSDNVIVAPGVSNGAHHFHDYVGNQANNAFADDDELAAGDTSCVDKGDKSSYYWPVVRLQNGNQEQDAGAPGGGIEGNAGEIVTPKEVTLTFVGSPNSKVTAMPRLLRIITGDAKAFVNGTANANASWSCTGFEDRQLKDKYPLCPQGSDVVRTFRFQSCWDGRNIDSANHRTHVAFAQLDGACPAGFRAIPQLVQRIVYDIDAPSLRDGGRTTPLFAVDAFPEQLHKPVTDHGDFINVFDEDLMTKMVGCINDGRQCGAGDAGDGGGGNGNGNGGGEEPGNGSDDGATQEPGSGGDNTKAPAPGSGSDDNGGTGDNGSADNGNGSDDSGDEPQEQPTPTAEEPAAAESTAPAADEPKTYTSPSATQRPATQSPEDEGNAGASPTVSPGVVTEPPADDRTEPQGGGGSLAETGTQLWPAAAGAVLLISGFVLLRRTRRRYM
- a CDS encoding helix-turn-helix domain-containing protein yields the protein MTLKIDISGLSSEPLRFAASPLAELTAMLHVLAEPGHHPQFADWAGEVWAGLRPELAERLREAEFLWRSSQADFLIPARPRPTLAEELDEVDLIDDETYVTAALVTTCGSNRVRFRGASPLTDPTARERALDVAQARGAPQEAFAERLLADPAAVRARVRRTLEECAEAFFDGAWEGVAVQLAADLRLKNELLRRQGVAAALASVSGAITLAPDGDRIIVDKVQDKATTARDAGVTFIPSVFGRPHLVAVHAPGWHPVVQYPVAAPGPAEPVSLETVTLRLEALAHPVRLRLLRTLARGPHTTSELAHFWDLSRPEVSRHLAVLRRAGLLTARRHGRYVRHTLSLPDLTALGTDLLAAVLR
- a CDS encoding MFS transporter, whose protein sequence is MATTTKIRPRALVRASGGPRYAVALAVDALGTGLLRPFLLLYGVTVLRLSAPATGIAMTVGIVAGLGCLPAVGRWLDRGARSTVVAASMLVRVVGVALLLATPAGHVQSFAAAALFLGVGNQSWPAAHAALVATVAQGRDRDAALAAGRALRNAGLGVGALIATACLAGGTTALRSLAAVTGLAYLIAAALAWSVHLHARPAAARGQDPTRPNSAEPAPRMRALLAANVVYVFCLNVPEIALPLVLVTQLHASPVWPATVFVANTVLVVTLQVPVTVLLSRYSRRTVLALAGVILTVSYLGFLAATSLGQGWGAPAVAAVSVFCTLGEIVHAGSATALVTVLAPEHALGRTLARFELSTGLGLAVSPAVITALAPQGPTALWGTLAAATLLSATAVATEKDHAVISRRGAGVTTWVLGTPRRQKDPARPGGDHER